One Gaiellales bacterium DNA segment encodes these proteins:
- a CDS encoding type II CAAX endopeptidase family protein translates to MTTEPQPVGWGRAVFVSAALLALLLVIEVLAAVPLLEKHISLAAGVISAVVVAGSVALLLPLCFELAFANRLRDPASLGAARPVRWISGIAIFLPVAYVALLAASALTDLLNLPGDNEIPSGGSSAGYKIALFTLAVVVAPWTEETMIRGFLFSGLDRRFGFWPAAVASGAVWASIHLVWGVLIIFTAEGVVLAWLRARTGSILPGVGIHGVWNTIAAAATGGGWFPLPLLALLLATVILAARRLPPAPVRVTA, encoded by the coding sequence GTGACCACCGAGCCGCAACCCGTGGGCTGGGGACGTGCGGTGTTCGTGAGTGCCGCGCTGCTGGCGCTGCTGCTGGTGATCGAGGTGCTGGCCGCGGTGCCGCTGCTGGAGAAGCACATCTCGCTGGCGGCCGGGGTCATCTCGGCGGTGGTCGTCGCCGGGTCGGTCGCTCTGCTGCTCCCGCTCTGCTTCGAGCTGGCCTTCGCGAACCGCCTCCGTGACCCGGCTTCGCTGGGCGCGGCGCGTCCGGTGCGCTGGATCTCCGGCATCGCGATCTTCCTGCCGGTCGCATACGTCGCGCTCCTGGCCGCGAGCGCCCTCACGGACCTGCTGAACCTTCCCGGGGACAACGAGATCCCGAGCGGCGGATCGTCAGCCGGCTACAAGATCGCGCTGTTCACCCTTGCGGTGGTCGTCGCGCCGTGGACGGAGGAGACGATGATCCGGGGCTTTCTCTTCTCCGGGCTCGACCGGCGGTTCGGGTTCTGGCCGGCGGCGGTCGCGTCGGGCGCGGTCTGGGCGAGCATCCACCTGGTGTGGGGCGTGCTGATCATCTTCACCGCCGAGGGCGTGGTGCTCGCGTGGCTGCGCGCGCGCACCGGCTCCATCCTTCCCGGCGTCGGCATCCACGGGGTCTGGAACACGATTGCGGCGGCGGCCACGGGTGGCGGGTGGTTTCCCCTGCCCTTGCTCGCGCTGTTGCTCGCGACGGTGATCCTGGCCGCCCGGCGGCTTCCGCCCGCGCCCGTCCGGGTGACGGCGTGA
- the folB gene encoding dihydroneopterin aldolase — protein sequence MNGPVIEIAGLEVFAHHGVHDFERRDGQPFLFDVRLVGPPEAELSDRLEDTLDYGAVSDRVVELATGGPYNVLERLAAVIADDLLARFPASAVTVTVHKPKAPIGHPFSDVRVTVHRSRDE from the coding sequence GTGAACGGCCCCGTGATCGAGATCGCGGGGCTCGAGGTGTTCGCGCACCACGGGGTGCACGACTTCGAGCGGCGCGACGGCCAGCCGTTCCTGTTCGACGTCCGGCTGGTGGGGCCGCCGGAGGCCGAGCTCAGCGACCGGCTCGAGGACACGCTCGACTACGGCGCGGTGAGCGACCGGGTCGTGGAGCTGGCGACCGGCGGCCCGTACAACGTGCTCGAGCGGCTGGCGGCGGTGATCGCAGACGACCTGCTCGCGCGCTTCCCCGCGTCGGCGGTGACCGTGACGGTGCACAAGCCGAAGGCGCCGATCGGACACCCCTTCAGCGACGTTCGCGTCACGGTGCACCGGTCGCGCGATGAGTGA
- the folP gene encoding dihydropteroate synthase: MSASLTERFPPPAIMGVINVTPDSFSDGGDHLRPEAAIAYGLELERAGADIIDIGGESTRPGADPVTLDRELARVIPVIEGLRERSGVPISIDTMKSEVARRALAAGADFVNDVTALRHDPAMAGVIAEAGVPVCLMHMQGTPRTMQDNPQYADVVAEVSEFLVARAAYAEAEGIEPTLICIDPGIGFGKTIEHNLTLLRDLERIGGLGYPVLVALSRKRFLGQITGQAEKQRVAGTVAANLEAYRRGGWMFRVHDVGPNREALLVAAAVARGRP; this comes from the coding sequence GTGAGCGCCTCGCTCACGGAGCGGTTCCCGCCGCCCGCCATCATGGGGGTCATCAACGTGACCCCGGACTCGTTTTCGGACGGGGGCGACCACCTGCGGCCCGAGGCGGCCATCGCGTACGGGCTGGAGCTGGAGCGCGCGGGGGCCGACATCATCGACATCGGCGGAGAGTCGACCCGCCCCGGCGCCGATCCGGTCACCCTCGACCGCGAGCTGGCCCGCGTGATCCCGGTGATCGAGGGGCTGCGCGAGCGCAGCGGTGTGCCGATCTCGATCGACACGATGAAGTCGGAGGTGGCCCGGCGCGCCCTTGCCGCGGGCGCCGACTTCGTCAACGACGTGACCGCGCTGCGCCATGACCCGGCGATGGCGGGCGTGATCGCGGAGGCCGGGGTCCCCGTCTGCCTGATGCACATGCAGGGCACGCCGCGCACGATGCAGGACAACCCCCAGTACGCGGACGTGGTCGCGGAGGTGTCGGAGTTCCTGGTCGCGCGCGCCGCGTACGCCGAGGCGGAGGGCATCGAGCCCACGCTGATCTGCATCGACCCCGGGATCGGGTTCGGCAAGACGATCGAGCACAACCTCACCCTGCTGCGGGATCTCGAGCGGATCGGCGGGCTGGGGTACCCGGTGCTGGTGGCGCTCTCCCGCAAGCGGTTCCTCGGCCAGATCACCGGCCAGGCGGAGAAGCAGCGGGTCGCCGGCACGGTGGCCGCGAACCTCGAGGCCTACCGGCGGGGCGGGTGGATGTTCCGCGTGCACGACGTCGGCCCCAACCGCGAGGCGCTGCTGGTTGCCGCCGCCGTCGCGCGGGGGCGGCCGTGA
- a CDS encoding phosphodiester glycosidase family protein → MGPLRRLLGGVLATIAVLAAVPAGAAASGPIQSGLGTPTSVRTLRPGVTLTVYTVKLLDAGVLRTEHLYKVAWTIGNAHVQLRSALMGATYSDDSSIRLNRISSWWAATGNDTSMTAAINGDFFADSWQHNGAGIPSGLLVRGRTIHSFGWGGPAVGYRPAGDMVMGRPTVYPTAISLPGGKSATIGAFNSLSANGVTIHSDQVAAYVNSGAAVTVPSGYAGYVVPSTILRGTLRGTRGGYSFASGANVKETVTGFRFAVPGMTHGTASMPTSQPAACPTGTCAAGVSVTVPSNGVVLLAKAGGVAAAGLSARAATSSPLNVATDPAAWAQVDDVMGGKPQLVSGGSPIMQRPSYVDSWQWDNSHWRPAVVRASNGQGWLLVVGGSNGVGVKGLTFAKMLVQLGAKDAMGFDNNSSTELFRRGATPITAYGYERDIPSATYLAYN, encoded by the coding sequence CACGCTCAGGCCGGGCGTCACTCTGACCGTCTACACGGTCAAGCTGCTCGACGCCGGGGTTCTCCGGACGGAGCACCTCTACAAGGTGGCGTGGACGATCGGCAACGCCCATGTCCAGCTGCGCTCGGCGCTCATGGGCGCGACGTACAGCGACGACTCGTCAATCCGCCTCAATCGCATCTCGAGCTGGTGGGCTGCGACCGGAAACGACACGTCGATGACGGCGGCGATCAACGGCGACTTCTTCGCAGACTCGTGGCAGCACAACGGCGCCGGCATCCCCAGCGGCCTGCTGGTGCGCGGGCGGACGATCCACAGCTTCGGCTGGGGCGGCCCCGCGGTGGGATATCGGCCCGCCGGCGACATGGTGATGGGCAGGCCGACCGTGTACCCGACCGCGATCTCGCTGCCCGGCGGCAAGAGCGCGACGATCGGGGCGTTCAACTCCCTGTCGGCGAACGGCGTGACCATCCACTCCGACCAGGTGGCGGCATACGTCAACTCCGGGGCGGCGGTCACGGTGCCCAGCGGCTACGCCGGCTACGTCGTCCCGTCCACGATCCTTCGCGGCACCCTGCGGGGCACCCGCGGCGGCTACTCGTTCGCCAGTGGAGCGAACGTGAAGGAGACCGTGACCGGGTTCCGCTTCGCCGTTCCCGGGATGACACACGGCACCGCGTCGATGCCCACGAGCCAGCCGGCCGCCTGCCCGACCGGCACCTGCGCCGCCGGCGTCTCCGTGACCGTGCCGTCCAACGGCGTGGTGCTCCTGGCCAAGGCGGGCGGCGTCGCCGCCGCCGGCCTCTCCGCGCGTGCCGCGACCAGCTCCCCGCTCAACGTGGCGACCGATCCGGCGGCGTGGGCGCAGGTGGACGACGTGATGGGCGGAAAGCCGCAGCTCGTCTCCGGCGGCAGCCCGATCATGCAGCGCCCCTCCTACGTCGACTCCTGGCAGTGGGACAACTCGCACTGGCGGCCGGCCGTGGTTCGCGCGTCGAACGGCCAGGGCTGGCTGCTGGTCGTGGGCGGCAGCAACGGCGTCGGCGTCAAGGGGCTGACCTTCGCCAAGATGCTCGTCCAGCTGGGCGCCAAGGACGCGATGGGATTCGACAACAACTCGTCGACGGAGCTGTTCCGGCGGGGGGCGACCCCGATCACGGCCTACGGGTACGAGCGGGACATCCCGAGCGCCACGTACCTCGCCTACAACTGA
- a CDS encoding response regulator transcription factor → MEQLRVVVVDDHPIYRRGLVGVLESGGLAVVGVAEGVEEALAVVDATLPDAVLSDLYLTDGSGIALVRRLAARHPGIRVVVLTVSHDPNEMLAAVRAGADGFLCKDQAPDRLVRALAGVFDGEAALSRAMAGHLVRDVREGQRRIALASHFPHRERLTPRQLEILQLIAAGNSTSEIAAHLCLSPETVRWHVKSILRKLRAKNRAEAAATLREIAV, encoded by the coding sequence ATGGAGCAACTGCGCGTTGTCGTCGTCGACGATCATCCGATCTACCGCCGCGGGCTGGTCGGCGTGCTCGAATCGGGCGGCCTCGCCGTCGTCGGCGTGGCGGAGGGGGTGGAGGAGGCGCTCGCGGTGGTCGATGCGACGCTCCCCGATGCCGTTCTCAGCGACCTCTATCTGACCGACGGCAGCGGCATCGCGCTGGTGCGGCGCCTGGCCGCGCGCCATCCCGGGATCCGGGTGGTCGTGCTCACCGTCTCGCACGACCCCAACGAGATGCTCGCGGCCGTCCGCGCGGGCGCCGACGGCTTTCTCTGCAAGGATCAGGCGCCCGACCGGCTGGTGCGCGCCCTGGCCGGCGTGTTCGACGGCGAGGCGGCGCTCTCACGGGCGATGGCCGGCCACCTCGTTCGCGACGTGCGCGAGGGGCAGAGGCGCATCGCGCTCGCTTCCCACTTCCCCCATCGAGAGCGGCTGACGCCCCGACAGCTCGAGATCCTGCAGCTGATCGCCGCCGGCAACAGCACGTCCGAGATCGCGGCCCACCTGTGCCTGTCGCCGGAGACCGTCCGCTGGCACGTCAAGTCGATCCTGCGCAAGCTGCGCGCGAAGAACCGAGCCGAGGCAGCGGCGACGCTGCGCGAGATCGCCGTCTAG
- the folK gene encoding 2-amino-4-hydroxy-6-hydroxymethyldihydropteridine diphosphokinase — MEMSSSPPFRGNRAYVGLGSNLGDPAETLRAATARLAGLGAVLAASPVYETDPVGLEDQPAFLNAVVLISTTLAPLDLLDRLLAIEAEFLRERTVRWGPRTLDLDLLWYEDVEMDTERLMLPHPRAHEREFVLRPLADIAPDLQLGGSTVHALLHALPGQGVRSTALALR, encoded by the coding sequence ATGGAAATGTCATCAAGTCCACCCTTCCGGGGGAACCGGGCGTACGTCGGTCTGGGGAGCAACCTGGGCGATCCGGCCGAGACGCTGCGGGCCGCCACCGCGCGGCTGGCCGGCCTTGGCGCCGTCCTGGCTGCGTCGCCGGTGTACGAGACGGATCCCGTCGGGCTCGAGGATCAGCCGGCCTTCCTGAACGCGGTGGTGCTGATCAGTACGACGCTGGCGCCGCTGGACCTGCTCGACCGGCTGCTCGCCATCGAAGCCGAGTTCCTGCGAGAGCGGACCGTGCGGTGGGGGCCGCGCACGCTCGACCTCGACCTGCTCTGGTACGAGGACGTCGAGATGGACACCGAGCGGCTGATGCTCCCGCACCCTCGGGCGCATGAGCGCGAGTTCGTGCTGCGGCCGCTGGCCGACATCGCGCCCGATCTCCAGCTGGGTGGCTCCACCGTGCACGCCCTGCTCCACGCGCTGCCCGGGCAGGGGGTTCGCAGCACCGCGCTGGCGCTTCGCTGA